Part of the Cystobacter ferrugineus genome, GGCAGCGGCCGGCCGCCCAGGAAGAGCAGCTCCACCATGTTGTCGAACTGCGCCGAGTCGCTCTTGCCCGGGACGATGATGGGGAAGAGCGGCTCCAGGCTTCCGCCGAACTTGGCCGACTGCAAGAGGCCACGCCGCGCGTTCATCCAGTTGCGGTTGCCGCGCAGCGTGTTGATTTCGCCGTTGTGGGCGATGTAGCGGAAGGGCTGCGCCAGGTCCCACGTGGGGAAGGTGTTGGTGGAGAAGCGCGAGTGCACGAGCCCCAGGGCGCTCACGCACTCGGGGTGCTGGAGGTCCGGGTAGAAGAGGGGCAGTTGCCGGGGCAGCAGCAGGCCCTTGTAGATGAGCGTCTCCGCCGAGAAGCTGGCCACGTGGAACTGGCCATCCGGATCCAGGTCGCGGTCCTGGATGCGCCGCTCGGTGAGCTTGCGGATGCGGAACAGCTTGCGCTCGAAGGCGCTGGGCACCACGCGGCGCCGGGCGACGAAGAGCTGGCGGATGACGGGCGCACGCTCGCGCGCCAGCCGGCCGAGGTGCTCGGGCTGCACCGGCACGTCGCGCCAGCCGAGCACGCGCTGCCCCTCGTCGGTGACCACCTGCTCCAGGGCCGCCTCGCACGCGATGCGGGCCTCGGGATCCGCCGGGAGGAACACCATGCCGATGGCGTACTGGCGGCGCGGAGGCAGCGTGAAGCCCAGCCGCTCCCGCTCGAAGAGGCGGTGGGGGATCTGCAGCAGGATGCCGGCACCGTCACCGGTCTCGGGATCCCTGCCCGCGGCGGCGCGGTGGCTCAGCCGGTTGAGCAGCTCGAGCGCTTCCTCGACGATGCTGCGTGATTTCTCACCCCGGATATGGGCCACGAAACCCACTCCACAGGCATCGTGTTCGGTGTCCGGCTCGTACAACCCATAACGGCCCGGGCCTCGGTCCAGCATCAGTAGTGCTCCCCTCGCGGCGGATGGAACCACGCGTGAACCGGCAACTCTAACGCGTTGCTTCCGGCGATGGGAAAAAGAGTCCGCGAGCCAGCGCTTGTAGCAGGCAGGCGGGCATGGGAGCGTTGCCTTCTCGCTAGGAGTGGAGCTGGGAGGCGACCGCCGGGAGCGCGACCAGGGGCTCCCGCGAGGAGGCGCCCGAGGTGCCCGGGGGCTCGCTGGAGCGGCTGCCCTCTTCCCGGGGGCCGAGCAGGGCGTGCACCGCGGCGAGCAGCTCGGCGCCGTGGTAGGGCCGGGCACACACGGCGGTGTCCGGCTGGGCCCAGGCGGGCCGGCTCGCTCCGGCCAGGACAATGGGAATGGGCCGGGCACGCGGCAGCTCCGCGAAGGCCGCCAGGAAGATGCCCAGGTGGGTGGGGGGAACGCTCGAGGACATCAGCACCAGGTCCACGGGCAGCACCGAGGCCCGGCGCAGCGCCTCCACCCCGCCATTGGCGGTGAGCACCTCGAAGCCCTCGGCGCACAGCATCCGCTCGGCCGCCGCCTCCTGATTGGGATCCTCGTCGAGCAGCAGCACCCGCCGGGGCAGCCGGCGCACCTCGCCCATCGGCATGCGCGGCAGCGACAGGGTGAACGTGGAGCCCTGTCCCTCGGCGCTCGACACGGACAACGCACCGCCGTGCAGCCGCGCGATGGAGTCGCTGATGAACAGGCCCAATCCCAGGCCACCGAAGTGGCGGTGCGAGGAGTTGGCCGCCCGGTAGAAGCGCTCGAAGAGCCGGGCTTGATCCGATGCGGGCACGCCAATGCCCTGGTCCTTCACGTGGATGCGGGCCTGGCCCGCCAACGACTCCACCTCCACGCCGATGAACTCGCCCGCCGGGCTGTACTTGTTCGCGTTCTCCAGCAGGTTGACGAGCACCTGCTCCAGCCGATCCCGATCCCCGCGCACCCAGAGGTGCTCGCGCGGCACCACCAGGGAGAAGGGACGCGAGAAGGCGTGGCGGAACTGGTCCACCACCTCCGCCACCAGGTGGCCCATCTCCAGGGGCGCGGGCTGCAGCGACAGCCGGCCCAGCTCCAGCCGCGACACGTCCAGCAGATCATTCACCAGCCCCGCCAACCGCTCCACCTGGCGCTTGGACTTGATGACGCTGGAGAGCTCCACCGGCAGGCCCTGCGCGATGCGCCGCTCCATGGAGTAGAGCGTGAGCTTGAGCGGCGTCAGCGGCGTCTTGAGCTCGTGCGAGGCGATGGACATGAACTCCTCGCGCACCCGCAGGGCCGCCTGGGCCTCGCGCAGCAGGCGCGCGTTCTGCACGGACACCGCCACCTGTCCGGCCGCGGCGCTCCACAAGTCCAGCTCGCGCAGCGAGAAGGAGCGGCCCTGCTCCTTGTAGAGCACCAGCAGCCCCAGGGCGCGCTTCTGGGACAGGAGCGGCACCGCGGCGAAGATGGAGCCGGCCGAGTCCCCCAACCCCCGCTGCACGCCAATCTGGGGCTGCCGGGTGACGAGCGCCGCCTCGAAGGAATCCGCGTGCTGGTCCAGTGCGTCGTCCGGAGTCTCGCTGCTGGCCAGGTCCGACACCGCCACGCGGCGCGGCGCCTGCCCATCCTCGACGAGGTACACCTCCGCCCGTCGCACCTGGGCGCAGCGCACCACCGCCAACACCGCCGCCTTGCACACGCTATCCACGTCCAGCGTCTCGCCCACCTCCCGGGCGATCTCCTGCAGCGCCTGGGAGAAGGCCACGTCGTCGTCGGCGCCCGAGGACTCGAAGAGCAACCAGGCACCCGGGGGCGTCCCAGGACGGCTCGGCCGCACCTGGATGCGCGTCTGCTTGAGGCCCACGGTGATGACGTGGCCCGAGTGGCTGCGTCCCTCGCGCAGGGCCCGCTCCAGATCGTCCCGGCCCCGCCCGGATTCCAGCGCGGAGAGCACGAAGTCTCCCACCTGGAGCACCACCCCCGTCTTGGCGGTGAAGCCCGGCTCCAGCCACTCCACTCGCAGATCCGCGCCCAACCGCATCACCCCTTGGGGGACGCACGCGAGCAGATCTGGGAGATCAGAGGGCAGCATGGGGGACAACATGAGGAGTTACGCCCTGCCCCGCGCGGCGACAAGGTGGCCCGGCTCACTCCTGCCCTTCCAGGTGTCGATCTCGTTGAGGGCCGGACAACCCGACAGCCCAGGAGACAGGAGAGCGTTCACCATTGGCGACTGGAATCCCCGAG contains:
- a CDS encoding ATP-binding response regulator; translation: MLPSDLPDLLACVPQGVMRLGADLRVEWLEPGFTAKTGVVLQVGDFVLSALESGRGRDDLERALREGRSHSGHVITVGLKQTRIQVRPSRPGTPPGAWLLFESSGADDDVAFSQALQEIAREVGETLDVDSVCKAAVLAVVRCAQVRRAEVYLVEDGQAPRRVAVSDLASSETPDDALDQHADSFEAALVTRQPQIGVQRGLGDSAGSIFAAVPLLSQKRALGLLVLYKEQGRSFSLRELDLWSAAAGQVAVSVQNARLLREAQAALRVREEFMSIASHELKTPLTPLKLTLYSMERRIAQGLPVELSSVIKSKRQVERLAGLVNDLLDVSRLELGRLSLQPAPLEMGHLVAEVVDQFRHAFSRPFSLVVPREHLWVRGDRDRLEQVLVNLLENANKYSPAGEFIGVEVESLAGQARIHVKDQGIGVPASDQARLFERFYRAANSSHRHFGGLGLGLFISDSIARLHGGALSVSSAEGQGSTFTLSLPRMPMGEVRRLPRRVLLLDEDPNQEAAAERMLCAEGFEVLTANGGVEALRRASVLPVDLVLMSSSVPPTHLGIFLAAFAELPRARPIPIVLAGASRPAWAQPDTAVCARPYHGAELLAAVHALLGPREEGSRSSEPPGTSGASSREPLVALPAVASQLHS